The proteins below are encoded in one region of Carettochelys insculpta isolate YL-2023 chromosome 32, ASM3395843v1, whole genome shotgun sequence:
- the LOC142004724 gene encoding olfactory receptor 5V1-like — protein MAKEEENQTAVEEFILLGFGDLPELQLLLFLFFLVIYIVTMAGNLLLIALVMTDRHLHTPMYFFLGNLSFLETCYTSTILPRMLASLLTWDKTISVLACMMQFFFFCFLAITECYLLAAMAYDRYLAICKPLHYGTRMNDWLCLQLAAGCWVSGFLPCTVMMSFMSQLVFCGSNEMDHFFCDFTPMLKLSCSDTSLITLVLYMFSFLDAVSPFLLTITSYVCIINTILRIPSTTGRKKAFSTCSSHLISVALFYGIIMIVYMLPKSNTLKALNKVFSIIYTVLTPLANPLIYSLRNREVQEALRKAITKCTAFIMNSD, from the coding sequence AtggcaaaagaagaagaaaaccaaaCGGCTGTCGAGGAATTCATCCTCCTGGGATTTGGGGACCTCCCTGAACTACAGCTCCTTCTCTTCCTGTTTTTCCTGGTGATCTACATTGTGACTATGGCTGGGAACCTCCTCCTCATCGCACTAGTTATGACTGATCGacaccttcacacccccatgtacttcttcctgggGAACTTGTCCTTTTTGGAGACCTGCTACACTTCAACCATCctgcccaggatgctggccagCCTCCTGACCTGGGACAAAACTATTTCTGTACTAGCTTGCATGatgcagttttttttcttttgttttctagcAATTACAGAGTGTTATCTCCTGGCAGCAATGGCTTATGATCGATATTTAGCCATATGCAAGCCATTGCACTATGGAACCCGTATGAATGACTGGCTGTGCCTCCAATTAGCAGCTGGGTGTTGGGTAAGTGGATTTCTCCCTTGCACAGTAATGATGTCTTTTATGTCTCAATTAGTTTTTTGTGGCTCCAATGAAATGGACCACTTCTTTTGTGATTTCACTCCAATGCTAAAGCTCTCATGCAGTGACACCAGCCTCATCACACTAGTTCTTTATATGTTTTCCTTCCTCGATGCAGTTTCCCCATTCCTATTAACCATAACTTCCTATGTTTGTATCATCAACACCATCCTGAGAATCCCTTCCACCACCGGAaggaaaaaggccttttccacttgCTCCTCTCACCTAATCTCGGTAGCACTTTTCTATGGGATCATAATGATTGTCTACATGCTACCAAAATCCAACACCCTGAAAGCGCTGAACAAAGTCTTCTCCATCATCTACACTGTTCTGACTCCCCTGGCTAATCCGCTCATCTATAGTCTGAGGAACAGAGaagtccaggaggccctgagaaaAGCGATCACAAAATGTACGGCCTTCATAATGAATTCAGATTAG
- the LOC142004859 gene encoding olfactory receptor 11A1-like has translation MAHAELRNQTPIKEFILLGFGDLLELEPLLFLLFLAIYVAIMMGNVLIVVIVVANRHLHTPMYFFLGNLSLLEACYSSTILPKVLASLVTGDRIISVSGCITQFYFFGSLAAAESYLLAMMSYDRYLAICSPLHYAVLMSSKRCLQLTAGSWMSAFLANCVVIFLASQLTFCISNEIPHFFCDFSPIVNLSCSDTTIIELVTLIMAFIFTLMPFLLTLTSYICIITTILRIPSTRGRQKAFSTCSSHLIVVGIFYGTIIVVYMLPSTETLRGLNRMFSVFYTVLTPLVNPLIYTLRNKEVHKALRRMTANKRRAFCKS, from the coding sequence ATGGCACATGCAGAGTTGAGAAATCAAACGCCCATCAAAGAATTCATCCTCCTTGGATTTGGGGATCTCCTGGAACTGGAGCCCCTTCTGTTCCTGCTCTTTCTAGCTATCTACGTTGCGATCATGATGGGGAATGTCCTCATCGTGGTGATAGTTGTGGCCAACAGACACCTTCACACACCTATGTACTTCTTCCTGGGGAACTTGTCCTTGTTGGAGGCATGCTACAGCTCTACCATCCTTCCAAAGGTGCTGGCCAGTCTCGTGACGGGGGACAGAATCATTTCTGTTAGTGGTTGCATCACCCAATTTTATTTCTTTggttctctggctgctgcagaaagTTATCTTCTTGCCATGATGTCTTATGACCGGTACTTGGCCATTTGTAGCCCCCTGCATTATGCAGTCCTGATGAGTAGCAAACGTTGCCTTCAGCTAACAGCTGGCTCTTGGATGAGTGCATTTTTGGCCAATTGTGTAGTGATATTTCTGGCATCGCAGTTAACTTTTTGCATCTCCAATGAAATTccccatttcttttgtgatttctCCCCCATTGTAAACCTCTCCTGCAGTGACACCACCATCATTGAGCTTGTGACTTTAATCATGGCTTTCATATTCACGTTGATGCCGTTTCTCTTAACCCTGACTTCCTACATTTGCATCATCACCACCATCCTGAGGATCCCATCCACCAGGGGGAGGCagaaggccttttccacctgctcctctcatcTCATAGTGGTGGGCATCTTCTACGGAACGATCATCGTTGTCTACATGCTCCCGAGCACCGAGACACTGCGAGGCCTGAACAGAAtgttctctgtcttctacacTGTGCTGACTCCTCTGGTCAACCCCCTCATCTACACCCTGAGAAACAAAGAAGTGCACAAAGCACTGAGGAGAATGACAGCCAATAAACGGAGGGCGTTCTGCAAGAGCTAA